Below is a window of Elusimicrobiota bacterium DNA.
CGTAATTTATTCCCTCAAAATATGATAAATGCATAAATGAGAGTTCAGTAGCAGTGACTGAACCTAATCCTGCAGGATTCCAATATACGCTATTGACATCTTCGGCTACTGCTACCTGTGCGCCACCCATACCTTCCTGCTTTGCACCTACGCCCACTCTCAAAAATTGCATAGCTGAACTGCCTACACCGGCTTCTACATCAACTACACTTATAAAACCTGTTATCATTACTGCCAATATCACAGAACTTATTAGTTTTTTCATATTATCCTCCCTGATACTGTTCTTAAGTTCTTGTGTTCTCAGTTGATTATCCCGATTCTTATTTATAAGAGAATTTGTAATTGGGATTATGTGCTCAGTCGGTCCAGTAGGTCCGACTTCCGCGCATTAAAAAAAGAAGCACAACAGAAAATCAGTTAACTAGTTATTAGGTATTTTGTTATTATTAATTACCTAATAAACCAAGTCTCTAATTTTCTAATTAACTTCTTTTGTTTTCGGTAACCTTGCTAGCTTGATAGTAATCCTTTGTATAAATATACAAAGAATATCTTTATTGTCTCACCTTTTGTTTATCGGCAACCTGTTGGCATTAACTATCTTAGCCCTCGGCTTTGCGAACTCATCAAGGTTTCCCTTGAGCAGCCTTTTCGGAATTTTTGCACTCTTAATAATCAATATCTGCTTCTACTATCTATATAACACAATACTGATTTTTTGTCAAGGTCTTTTTGTTGTAAAAAATTGTCATTTGTAATAACTAAATTATTTGTGCCATAATTTTACTTATAGTCGTAGAACTAAATTTAATTTTATCGGTAATTTCTGTTATGTTGTCCAATATTGCACTTAGATATGAAGAAAGAAATAAGAAGTAAGATGTAAGATTTAAAAATAATATAAAAAAGAACATCCATATTCATTAAAGATGTTCTTTTTTATATTAAATAATCGTAGTAGAATCGCAGAGTTCGTAGAGTTTGTAGAGTTATAGAGTTTTAACCCTATAACCCTAAAACTCTATAACGTTTTTATTTAATCAGTCCTATTTTCCCTGTCTTTTTGCTACCGGTAGCGTCTTCTAACTGATAAATGTATACTCCTTTACCTACTTTGTCTCCATTATCATTCTTGCCATCCCACTCGAGCCAGCCAAGGTTACCAAAATCTGTCTCTTTGAGTTCACGAACTATTTCGCCTGTTACACTAAACAACTTCATAGTACTATTCATTGGTAAATTGATTATCTTCAATTTACCCAGTACCGCTGTCGCCGGATTATACGGGTTAGGATAGACTTTCACATTACTCATATCAGCAGATACATAACTACCTAATATCCGGTATGTTGAGAAATGTTTGACGGTTGCGGTTATTGTGTTGTTTGACTTGTCTACTGTCTGGATTCCTGTTGCTAATTCCCAATCTGTTCCGGTCCAGTAGTAGATTCTAAGTCCATCTTCGTTTAATGTTCCTATATCCGCTGCTGTGTATGGTATTGTTATGTTTACTGCTCTTGTGAATACCTGGTTTTCTAATACAGGCGCATTATTGTTAAATGTTAACTCGCCAAAGTCGTAACATATCGGATTCACCGTGTCAACATATTTCATGTTGTTTTTTACTTCCGGTGATGAACTTGTCTTTATAGAAGCAAGATATTTGTTAGCAGACAAGACTCCTGTAGGGATGAGTATCTTCAGTCCGTTAGCACCCCGTATTGTTCCACCCTGGTAACCTACTAACTTTGCGATATACATATCACTGAAACTTATCACGACCGGCGCTGTCGTGTCGCCTGTTAGTTCTATCGTATTTATATCACTACGGAACGGTATTGAAACTTCCTTCTCGCCGGAATCTGCCCCAGTCAATGTTGAATCTGTTGTATCCAGGACACTACTCTTGCTGTTCTTGGTTGTAAGTGTTACTGTACCTGTGTAATCGGTCGCAATACTGTTCTCATCTACATTATATACCTGAACCTTGAACTTCAAACTCGCAGCTGCGGATGCTCCTGTCTTGGTTGCAGTTGTTCCGTCATCATAGTAATAGGTATATATTCTGTGCTTTAAGTTATATGTTTTGAAAATGTATTGTGACGATATCGCAAGATTATTAGATGAGTCACGGCTGTAGACCTTGTAATAATAGGTCTTACCTTTATCTAATGCGCTAATGGAAACACTGTGTAACCTTGTTGCTGTCGGATCTAATGTGGTTGTAGTTCCCATCGCAGTTGAAGTTCCGTATGCTACCCGAGAATCTGAATTTTCATCAGTTGTCCATGTTATTACGGCGCTGTTTTGTGTTACACCGGCTACCACGTTGCTAATCACAGGTGGATAAGGATCATTAGATATCGTTGTAAAACTGTAATCTCCGGTTGTTATTGTATTACCGTTCATATCAACGGATACCATCCTGTAATGATAGGCTGTGTTTTCAGTAAGGCCACTTAATGTAACACTGTGATTGATCACACCAACGGTATCTGTTACCGGTGTTGCACTGCCGTAACTTGTTGTTAATCCATATTCTACTTTACTGGTAGCGAGCTCATTAGTTGTCCATTTTATTACTGCTGCACTACCGGTTACGTTAGATGGTGTTACCGCACTTACTACCGGAGGTGTTGTGTCTGCACTTAATCTTATTAACTTGATGTAATCAAAATTACCGCAATTTGCTGCAGAACCGGATTCCATTACCATCTTTATTATCTGGTTACCCGCTGTAAGCGTCACATTAGAAGAAACCTCTAAATCTGTCCATGTATTCCACCCGCCCGTATTAGGTACGCTTACTGATGCTGTTACACGATATGGAGTTAAGTTGTGTGGACCAAATTCAATGTGCATAGGACCGGCACCGATAGAACCGGCGGCTACACTTAGTATTATTTTGTAATCAGCAGTCTCACTCACATTTACACTGTATTCTAACCATTCGCCAGGCATTACAAATCCGATATCATATCCGTTACTGGCATTAGTGACTGCCTCTACATCTACTCCTTCAGTTGTCCTGTACGCTCCTCCTTGATTACCTGGAGTTGTATCATAATATGATTCACCATCAGCTAAACCGGAAGTTACTGTATCGTAATTCTCTACCTCTATCGTTGTTGTTCCTACGCTTAACTGCCATGGATTTCCATTGTTTCCAAATGATGTTTGTGGTGAAATATTTGTTACTGTATATGCAGCACTATTTACTGAACTGTCAGTCATTGTAGCTTTGAACGCACGAGCCCGGACTGTTGCACTCGCAGTTAATGTAAATGGTGCAGAATATAATGTTGACGATGATGTCGGGTCTGCTCCATTTGTCGTGTATCTTATTTCTGCCCCGCTGGTTGCACAGCCTAATGTTACTGTAACATAACTTGCATACGACCCTGCACTTGGACTAATTGTCGGTGTCGCTACTGCATTAGGTATATCTGCATTAACTTTTATTAAATTAATGTAGTTAAAATTACCGTTATTATTGCCTGTTCCTGTATCCATTACTAACTTCATTATCTGGTTACCTGAGTTTAGCGCTATTCCTGTTGAAAGTGTTAAATCTGTCCATGTCTGCCATCCACCTGTTGCAGGCACGCTTGCTGATGGTGTTATAAGATACGGGACTACATTGTGAGGACCGAATTCAAGGTGTACCGGACTTGCACTCGTGTCTCCATTTGCTGCTCTTAGTACTATCTTGTATATACCACTTTGATTCACATTTACACTGTATTCTAACCACTCGCCAGGATATATATATCCTATATCATATCCGCCGCCTATATCAGTGCAATTCTCTGTATCTACTCCTTCAGTTGTCCTGAATGATGCATCACCAGTGTTGGCAACAGTTGTATCATGGTATGCAACACCTTCACCGGAACCGCTTGTTACTGTGTCGTAATTTTCTGCCTGTATCGTTGTCGTTCCAGTATCTATCAACCACGCTACTCCGCTCGGATATGCCTGTTGGTTTGGTGTCGTGCCCGTTACTATATATGCTACGTTATTTACTGAACTGTCGGTCATAGCAGCTTTGAACGCACGCGCTTTTACTGTCGCACTCTGGTTCAAAGCAAACGGTGCGGAATATAGTGTTGACGATGATGTCGGGTCATTTCCATTTGTTGTATATCTTATTTCCGCCCCGTTGGTTGCACAGCCTAATGTTACTGTAACAGAATCTGAATATGTTCCTGCTCCGGGGTTAATTGTAGGTGTTGCTACTGCATTAGGTGTCTCAGCACTAACCCTTGTTAACTGGATATAATTAAAATTACCGCAATGAGGTGCTAAGCCAGCTTCCATTACTATTTTCATTATCTGGTTGCCGGCAGTTAAGGTCACACTGGATGAAACTTCTATATCTGCATATGTCTGCCATCCACCTGTTAATGGTACGCTTGTTGAAGGGGTTACACGATATGGTGTTGAATTGTGCTGACCGAATTCAAGATGTATAGGACCGGCAGAAGTATCGCCAGAGGCTACTCTTAAAACTATTTTATAGTCGCCGCCTTGATTAACATTTACACTATATTCCAACCACTCACCGGGCATTGCATAACCTATATCGTACCCATTACCCGTATCAGTGCAATTCTCTACATCTACACCGTCACCTGTTCTGTAAGTTGCTCCACCCTTATTAGCTATTTCTGTATCATGATATGCCTCGCCCTCAGCAGAACCGCTTGTTACCATATCATAATCTTCTGCCTGTATAGTTGTAGTTCCTGTATCTATTGACCACGATACTCCGCCCGGATATGCCTGCTGGGGCATAGCAGGACCATTAGTTATTGTTACTACCTGTGCTGTTGTTGTCGTTGTTGCTGCGCTATTATCAGTCGCTGTCGCGGTTATGCTATAAGTCCCTGTCGGCACAGTATTCCATGTATAACTATACGGCGAACTGGTGTCTTCACCAAGTTTTGTAGTTCCATTGAAAAATTCTACTTTGCTTACTGTTCCGTCACTGTCGGATGCAGTCGCGTCTATCCGGACTGTCGCAGGCGGATTACTACCATTCGTTATCGCTATTGTGCTTATGCTTACTGTCGGCGGTTGTGATGTCAAATTCTTATCTGCTAATATCTCACTGCCGGTTAGCGCTATATTATATATCTTAACTCCATCCATTGCACCGTTGAAAGGTTCTGTTCCTCCACCGTTAGCACCTAACCTTAACGCAGTGCCAAGTGCTGCGATGTTACCGGTCTGTGCAGAACTGTTACTTTCTACGCCATCTACATATATCTTCATTGTAGCGCCATTATATACTCCGGCTATGTGATGCCAGGTAGCATCAACACCTATGTTCTGGGTGGCTGCTACGCTTACTCCACTACCACCTATATCTAACCAGAAACGCGGAGTTAGCTGTGTTGCACTATTCCAAACTCCATGCAAGGAATATGCAAACCACGGCGAACTATGACTACCATCTACTGCCGGTTTGCCTATAAATATCTGATTGTCAGTACTAGCGGAACCGATGGCGTCTATTCTAACCCACGCTATCAATGTCATCTGACTGCCATTTATATCTAACGATGTGGAATTAGGGACACTGACATAATCGTTTGTGCCGTCAAATTTTAATCCGGTACCTACCTTGCCGGCAACCCAGCAAGTGGCAGTATCCATATTGGTTAATGTTCCATTGTTATTATAACCCGATGTATCACTCGCTGTTGAACTGCCTGATGTGCCTTCCATATCCCATTTCCCTACAGGAAGAGTAGGCTGGCCTGTGTTTTTGACACTTATAGTAACTTGGGCACTGCCTGTTAATCCAATATTGTCTGTTACTACCGCTCTTATATTAAAATCGCCTGATGGAACACTATTCCATGTGTAGCTATACGGCGAACTGGTGTCTTCGCCAAGTTTTGTTGTGCCATTGTAAAATTCTACTTTTGCAACAGAAACATCATCAACTGCCGTTGCTTCTATCAATATATTAGAACCTTGGTCAAACTGCTGACCATTTGTTGGTTTAGTAATTACTACTACAGGATTGCCACCACCACCGCCAAAGGTATTATTATTACGCAATATGTACATCAAACCGCCGGTTGTAGAAAAGAAATCATCCCATGTAATGCTTACTATGTCTAAATCGCCATCGCCGTCTAAATCAGACAGGTATGCTGAATTATGACTTTCTTTCCCTGCTGATATTATATGTTGTGTAAAACTTGGTGTAGCACTCCCGTCGTTTTCCCATATTGCTGTCTCCTTGGCACCTTTATGCTCACCGGTTACTACATCTTTGTCGCCATCAAAATCCATATCGGCTACATCCAGCGAATTAGTTGACTGCTGTTTTACTATCTGTGTTGAAGCTCCCCATAATGTCTTGGGATCTGCAGGGCACTTAAACCAATAAGTCCGGCTTTCCGCACGAAGTGGATTTGCACCATCCCATATTTCATCTGTCAGTATCATGTCAAGCCGGCCGTCACCATTCAAATCTGCCAATTGGACCCGGTCAGGTCCATCAGCGCTTGTTACGTTATTAATCGGGGTTGCGTCACCTATCTTGTGGACTGCCCAGTTACCTTGTCCGGCAACACCGGGATTTTCATACCATACTACTGTTTTGTTATCACCCAACACTCCTACTATATCTAAATCGCCATCTTTGTCTATATCGCCTACTGCTATTCCTTGATTGTTACTACTATTGCTTACACTATTGCTTATCTGCGTAACAGGCCAATTGCCGTTTTGAGGACTTACTAACGGTATCTGGATGTAATACAATTTTCCGCTACTGGCACCATCGCCGGGATAAGGTAAATCACCAGTACACACTATCTCTTCCCTGCCACCGGGAACTATTTGTGCCATTCTCATTCCCTGTGATTGCGAATGTAGAGTCGGAGGTATAACTGCAACTTTTGTAGCTGTCCAATCTGCTGTTGTATCTCCTGAACCGGTTTTCTCTAACCAATACACACCGGGATTAGGAGTATATGCTGCTGTAAGTCCAAAACCTATTACATCAGGATATGCATCGCCATCTACATCGGTTACCAAACTGGCATCTACATTTACAGGGAATGTTGTTCTTGTCCATGTCCCGGTCATATCACCGCCAGGGTTTTTGTAGCTATATTTTCCTGATACTAAATCTTTATAGCCGTCATTATTCAAATCCACAGCTGCTAATCCAAACCATTCATACCAACTACCATATACTGCACGAGTTGTGTCTAACTCTTTATATGTCCAATCCGTTAATCCTCTTTTTCCACCACCGGTTTGTATCCATACTGCTACTTCGTTGTCAACATTACCAGGGTCGGAATAACTCTTCTGTAATATGTCAAGACGGCCATCTCCATTAAAATCGCCCAATGCATCTTCGTGGTTGTTTAGTCCTGTTGCTAGTATGGTTGGTGTAAATGCAGGACTTGCTGCACCGTCATTCTTGTATATCGTCATTCTTGCAGCAGGGTAGCTATTAGCACCAACACGGCTCATCTCTGCTATAAATATATCATTATCGCCATCTGTATCTAAATCACCTATTTTTAAACTATGTGCCTGGATTACATTACTATCTATTATATGTTTTGTCCATGTAGTTGCTGCAGCATTTGTAGATTCATACCATGCAGCAAAACCGGTGAAATCGCCCGCTGAAAAAGCCACTTCAGGTCTGCCGCCTTTTATTATCTGTCCTACAGCGCATTTGCCTCTTACTGCACTTTCGGCTGGCTCTATTGAATTAAATGTATATGTCGTTCCGCTTACATGCTTGAACCATCCGCCACCGCCGACTATATCTACTTTGCCGTCTAAATCTATATCGGCAACTGCCATTCCTTCAGCTTCAGGCGCACTTGTTTTTGTATATATTGTAGCAGGAGCCGGCCATACTGTAGTACGAGTTTTTACGTCTGCGGGTACTTTCCATAAATATAATGTTGTTACTCCAGTCCCATATTGACGTCCCCACGCTGCCAGTTCTGCAACACCATCGTTGTCAAAATCGCCAAAACATGCATCATGCCAGGTTACTGTTCCTGTGTTCTTTATTAAATGTTTTGTCCATCTGGTTGCTGTTCCAACTGCTTGGGGACCCGGGTTCTCCCACCAAAAACCCTGAACCTCGTTCCAATCACCCATATTCACTATGTCCAAATCTCCATCATTGTCTATATCATAAGGTTGACTAAAACAACCTAGTTTTAATACGTCAGGGTCTATACTTTTTTGGTCCCAGTTATTTCCATTTTTCTTGTACCATACTAATGCGGGCGCTTCCCCTCTTTTCATAATAACAAAATCGCTCAAACCATCATTATCTACATCTAATACTACACTATCTACATATTCAGAACCTGTCGTGCCTGGTAAAGATAAATATCCATCTTTACTTGAATATTTCGTAAAGCCAACAGGTGAAGCTGAAGGTGTTATTGTATATGCTGCTGTATTTTCATAACTGTCGTCACTGCCTGATATTACTGCTGCTGCTCTTAACGTTCCTGATGTTGTTATTGCTGCTACAAGAGGCGAACTGCCGGAAGTAGCTGTTCCACTGGTCAATGGAGGGGTGTTATCTTTCGTATATTTTATAGTTGCTCCACTTGTCCCACAAGTTATTATTACTAATTGTGTGCCTGAATAAGTGCCTGCCGGTAAATTAAACTGTGGTGTCGCCACTTTGATTGGTCCTGAAGAACTACCGGGTGTTCCTATAGTTTCTGTCAGATCCCGCCATGCTGATTCTATTGTGTTTTTTGTTGTTGTCAAATCACGGCTGTCTGCAAATCCTATTGTATAGTATGCAGGAACAACAGGATTTAAAGATGAAGTTGTACCAGTTCTGCCAAATCCGAATACTGTCATGTTATTTTCCATCTGATAATATGAATCATTTGCTGTATCATCCTGATGGTTAATCAAATATATACTCCTGTTTATTGTACCATCTGCAAAATATACCCACTCCGGTGCCGGGATATCGCCGTTTAATATATTAGTTGAAGGATATGACCCGCAAAGTTGCGGGCTTGTATCGTTTGACCTGTAGAAATAATCTTGTGTGCCGGTTACATCTAAATTTCCGCCAGGGGTGCCTTCATATAAGAACCAGTATGCACTGTTCTTTTTTGTTACTGTCATCCTTGCATATTTAGGGAATATTTCCCAGGTACATGACCATAAACCATCAAGACTATCTGTCTTATATTTAATCTTTATTGGACCCTGATTTAATATACTGCTGCTACTATTTACAAATCCAGGGTGAAAATAAGAAGCGGGATATACCATGTTAGGTATTCCGCGATAATTACCCGCTGAACCGCCCGTAGCATGATAACCTAACCAGTCGTTGTTTTGAGTGTCGACCATACTGGAAAAACCACCGCCTTGCTTGTGATAATAATAGGTCGCATTAACTGTCTCTATTTTGTAACTTGACTGTCCCTCGTCATCTACATTATCTGTTAATGTTACCTGCTTTGTAAAATTAACTTT
It encodes the following:
- a CDS encoding chitobiase/beta-hexosaminidase C-terminal domain-containing protein, which gives rise to MGKIIRWCMLFAVVIIGLSAISQSAIGPGDIFKEKYIWSTPPAKNYSNAWWRVTDPNPSYTDGPLPYDAPQDFLPNYVQTFSGLDLAGATRAEIVVEMWGGHIGTTGKQFKVNNNSWIPVPENTDISSPECYLSFRYPVVTIPIGQLTSGTNTIEFTAGPQSCGSFNWGQWAYYGLKLRIYYDATKTHPTGSITSPTASSTINDNPAITAAVNTYTGGINRVDFIGYYDDFDEDGNGIYSQWHYRYVVRNGALVGHIGTVTSSPYTKTWDTTWVPDQAASSIKFMAVIAGNDGMCYATPEVAGITLARTTTSVKMYKPTNVPQGFSVTASASPSSKSCSIVIPSNALTITGARMSVVTWNGAEGGLTQSVTLAGTEIATSFPTSTDHDYGYSNITVPTSLITSGTKEFKVTAYHPSNTAWTHGPEIIWPGPVLFVQYNTGGMLPVADPAINPNGGTYSSAQTVSITCATGGAIIKYTTNGSDPSSTNGTVYSGPLTLSSDTTLKAIATKSGNLDSNVVTANFTITAPTTGDPIYFVPVTVAVGSYARYDKPVEVAVNFTQYLTTLGVGGSLNDQSLRVRETDSTGTTVINDSVVFQFDEDSTYNASNNAIGTVTLMMSGTTNASATRYFRIFFDVDPTITKVNFTKQVTLTDNVDDEGQSSYKIETVNATYYYHKQGGGFSSMVDTQNNDWLGYHATGGSAGNYRGIPNMVYPASYFHPGFVNSSSSILNQGPIKIKYKTDSLDGLWSCTWEIFPKYARMTVTKKNSAYWFLYEGTPGGNLDVTGTQDYFYRSNDTSPQLCGSYPSTNILNGDIPAPEWVYFADGTINRSIYLINHQDDTANDSYYQMENNMTVFGFGRTGTTSSLNPVVPAYYTIGFADSRDLTTTKNTIESAWRDLTETIGTPGSSSGPIKVATPQFNLPAGTYSGTQLVIITCGTSGATIKYTKDNTPPLTSGTATSGSSPLVAAITTSGTLRAAAVISGSDDSYENTAAYTITPSASPVGFTKYSSKDGYLSLPGTTGSEYVDSVVLDVDNDGLSDFVIMKRGEAPALVWYKKNGNNWDQKSIDPDVLKLGCFSQPYDIDNDGDLDIVNMGDWNEVQGFWWENPGPQAVGTATRWTKHLIKNTGTVTWHDACFGDFDNDGVAELAAWGRQYGTGVTTLYLWKVPADVKTRTTVWPAPATIYTKTSAPEAEGMAVADIDLDGKVDIVGGGGWFKHVSGTTYTFNSIEPAESAVRGKCAVGQIIKGGRPEVAFSAGDFTGFAAWYESTNAAATTWTKHIIDSNVIQAHSLKIGDLDTDGDNDIFIAEMSRVGANSYPAARMTIYKNDGAASPAFTPTILATGLNNHEDALGDFNGDGRLDILQKSYSDPGNVDNEVAVWIQTGGGKRGLTDWTYKELDTTRAVYGSWYEWFGLAAVDLNNDGYKDLVSGKYSYKNPGGDMTGTWTRTTFPVNVDASLVTDVDGDAYPDVIGFGLTAAYTPNPGVYWLEKTGSGDTTADWTATKVAVIPPTLHSQSQGMRMAQIVPGGREEIVCTGDLPYPGDGASSGKLYYIQIPLVSPQNGNWPVTQISNSVSNSSNNQGIAVGDIDKDGDLDIVGVLGDNKTVVWYENPGVAGQGNWAVHKIGDATPINNVTSADGPDRVQLADLNGDGRLDMILTDEIWDGANPLRAESRTYWFKCPADPKTLWGASTQIVKQQSTNSLDVADMDFDGDKDVVTGEHKGAKETAIWENDGSATPSFTQHIISAGKESHNSAYLSDLDGDGDLDIVSITWDDFFSTTGGLMYILRNNNTFGGGGGNPVVVITKPTNGQQFDQGSNILIEATAVDDVSVAKVEFYNGTTKLGEDTSSPYSYTWNSVPSGDFNIRAVVTDNIGLTGSAQVTISVKNTGQPTLPVGKWDMEGTSGSSTASDTSGYNNNGTLTNMDTATCWVAGKVGTGLKFDGTNDYVSVPNSTSLDINGSQMTLIAWVRIDAIGSASTDNQIFIGKPAVDGSHSSPWFAYSLHGVWNSATQLTPRFWLDIGGSGVSVAATQNIGVDATWHHIAGVYNGATMKIYVDGVESNSSAQTGNIAALGTALRLGANGGGTEPFNGAMDGVKIYNIALTGSEILADKNLTSQPPTVSISTIAITNGSNPPATVRIDATASDSDGTVSKVEFFNGTTKLGEDTSSPYSYTWNTVPTGTYSITATATDNSAATTTTTAQVVTITNGPAMPQQAYPGGVSWSIDTGTTTIQAEDYDMVTSGSAEGEAYHDTEIANKGGATYRTGDGVDVENCTDTGNGYDIGYAMPGEWLEYSVNVNQGGDYKIVLRVASGDTSAGPIHLEFGQHNSTPYRVTPSTSVPLTGGWQTYADIEVSSSVTLTAGNQIMKIVMEAGLAPHCGNFNYIQLTRVSAETPNAVATPTINPGAGTYSDSVTVTLGCATNGAEIRYTTNGNDPTSSSTLYSAPFALNQSATVKARAFKAAMTDSSVNNVAYIVTGTTPNQQAYPSGVAWLIDTGTTTIQAENYDTVTSGSGEGVAYHDTTVANTGDASFRTTEGVDTENCTDIGGGYDIGYIYPGEWLEYSVNVNQSGIYKIVLRAANGDTSASPVHLEFGPHNVVPYLITPSASVPATGGWQTWTDLTLSTGIALNSGNQIMKLVMDTGTGNNNGNFNYINLIKVNADIPNAVATPTISPSAGSYASYVTVTLGCATSGAEIRYTTNGADPTSSSTLYSAPFTLTASATVRARAFKATMTDSSVNSAAYTVTNISPQTSFGNNGNPWQLSVGTTTIEVENYDTVTSGLADGESYYDTTPGNQGGAYRTTEGVDVEAVTNASNGYDIGFVMPGEWLEYSVNVSETADYKIILSVAAGSIGAGPMHIEFGPHNLTPYRVTASVSVPNTGGWNTWTDLEVSSNVTLTAGNQIIKMVMESGSAANCGNFDYIKLIRLSADTTPPVVSAVTPSNVTGSAAVIKWTTNELATSKVEYGLTTSYGSATPVTDTVGVINHSVTLSGLTENTAYHYRMVSVDMNGNTITTGDYSFTTISNDPYPPVISNVVAGVTQNSAVITWTTDENSDSRVAYGTSTAMGTTTTLDPTATRLHSVSISALDKGKTYYYKVYSRDSSNNLAISSQYIFKTYNLKHRIYTYYYDDGTTATKTGASAAASLKFKVQVYNVDENSIATDYTGTVTLTTKNSKSSVLDTTDSTLTGADSGEKEVSIPFRSDINTIELTGDTTAPVVISFSDMYIAKLVGYQGGTIRGANGLKILIPTGVLSANKYLASIKTSSSPEVKNNMKYVDTVNPICYDFGELTFNNNAPVLENQVFTRAVNITIPYTAADIGTLNEDGLRIYYWTGTDWELATGIQTVDKSNNTITATVKHFSTYRILGSYVSADMSNVKVYPNPYNPATAVLGKLKIINLPMNSTMKLFSVTGEIVRELKETDFGNLGWLEWDGKNDNGDKVGKGVYIYQLEDATGSKKTGKIGLIK